GCCGTGAACGCCCGGATGCCCGACCCGGGCGCGGTCGAGGAGAACGGCCGCGACTTCGCCGCGTCGCTGCTGTTGTTCAGCAGCTTCGTCGAGCACACCAGCCTGTTCTCGCAGTTCCTCATCATGAAGTCGTTCCAGCGCCACAAGGGCCTCTTCAAGGGCGTCAGCAACGTCGTCGACGCGACCAGCCAGGAGGAGCAGCTGCACGGCCTGTTCGGCTACGAGCTCGTGCGCCAGCTGCAGCACGAACGCCCCGAATGGTTCGACGCCGACTTCGAAGCGGAGATCCGTCAGGGGGTCCGCGACGGCTACGAAGCGGAACGCGGCATCGTCGACTGGATCTTCGAGGCCGGCGAACTCGACTTCCTGCCCAAGGCCGACGTCCTCGCCTTCATCCAGCACCGCTTCGACACCGCCCTCGAGGCGGTCGGCTACGCCCCGGAGTTCGGGCCCGACCGCGCGGCGGTGGAGCGCACCCAGTGGTTCGAGGAGGAGATCCTCGCCGGCAAGCACGTCGACTTCTTCCACAAGCGCCCCACGGCGTACGCGAAGAAGGCGAAGAGCTTCAGCGGCGACGACCTGTTCTGACGCCCGGCGCCCTCACGGGCGCGCGAAGCGAAGGTCCCACGCCAGGCCCCACGCGAACCGCGCGTGGGGCCCTTCGCCGGCCCGGTCCTCCTGCGGACGCCAAGTGACGACCTCGACGCGGTCGCGCGTCCCCCCGGCCCCGCCGGGCACGACGCGGACCCGGCGGACCGCGTCCGCGTCGGGACCGGTGCGCGCCTGGAAGTTCGCGAGGACCTCCAGGACCTCCAGGCCGGCGTCGTTGCGCACCAGCCGTTGCGCTTCCCCGCTCACGTCGACCGGAGCGGCGTGGGCGTGCCCCCCGAT
This sequence is a window from Trueperaceae bacterium. Protein-coding genes within it:
- a CDS encoding ribonucleotide-diphosphate reductase subunit beta, whose translation is MALSTPTPTTAPVPPRPSDATHAPDAAHAPDAPRRDRDLLAPRLHMRPAEYPELLEYRDAVRHAYWLHTEFNLADDVHDFHTRVSPAERGAITNATLAIAQVEVAVKAFWGDLMKRLPKPELGAVGYTFAESEVRHQDAYAHLLHLLGLDAAFERIHEIPALAQRIEVLNAVNARMPDPGAVEENGRDFAASLLLFSSFVEHTSLFSQFLIMKSFQRHKGLFKGVSNVVDATSQEEQLHGLFGYELVRQLQHERPEWFDADFEAEIRQGVRDGYEAERGIVDWIFEAGELDFLPKADVLAFIQHRFDTALEAVGYAPEFGPDRAAVERTQWFEEEILAGKHVDFFHKRPTAYAKKAKSFSGDDLF